The following coding sequences lie in one Chitinophagaceae bacterium genomic window:
- the icd gene encoding NADP-dependent isocitrate dehydrogenase — protein sequence MEGTKITMSRGNLKVPNDPIIPFIEGDGTGADIWRAAVRVMDAAVEKAYKGKKKIHWMEVLAGEKAFNKTGSWLPDATLDAFKEYLVGIKGPLTTPIGGGIRSLNVALRQILDLYVCLRPVRYFAGVPSPVKKPEAVDMVIFRENTEDIYAGIEYAGGTPEADKILKFFKKNFPKEFSKIRFSDKKRGKEFLKMAKSKDNPDTCVGIGFKPVSRIGSQRLIGAAIEYALEHGKKSVTLVHKGNIMKFTEGAFRDWGYQLAEEKYGDKVYTWSQWERSKKEKGEEAANAEQKAAIASGKVLIKDAIADITLQQVLTRPEDFDVIATLNLNGDYLSDALAAQVGGIGIAPGANINYVTGHAIFEATHGTAPKYANQDKVNPGSVILSGAMMFEHLGWLPAAKLIYSGLEKSIAAKRVTYDFERQMEGATLLKCSEFGDEVIRNM from the coding sequence ATGGAAGGAACAAAAATTACGATGAGCCGCGGGAACCTGAAAGTCCCGAATGATCCGATCATCCCGTTTATTGAAGGCGATGGAACGGGTGCTGACATCTGGCGTGCAGCAGTGCGCGTGATGGATGCAGCCGTTGAAAAGGCTTATAAAGGCAAAAAGAAAATTCATTGGATGGAAGTGCTGGCCGGTGAAAAGGCCTTTAATAAAACCGGGAGCTGGCTGCCTGATGCTACACTGGATGCATTTAAAGAATACCTCGTCGGCATCAAAGGTCCGTTGACGACACCGATTGGCGGTGGTATCCGGTCATTGAATGTGGCGTTGCGCCAGATCCTTGATTTGTATGTCTGCCTTCGTCCTGTAAGATATTTTGCAGGCGTTCCTTCACCAGTAAAAAAACCGGAAGCTGTTGATATGGTCATCTTCCGTGAAAACACGGAGGACATTTATGCAGGTATTGAATATGCAGGCGGCACACCGGAAGCGGATAAAATCCTGAAATTTTTCAAAAAGAATTTTCCCAAAGAATTTAGCAAGATCCGTTTCAGTGATAAGAAACGCGGGAAAGAATTTCTGAAAATGGCAAAGAGCAAAGACAATCCTGATACTTGTGTGGGCATTGGCTTTAAACCTGTTTCACGAATCGGTTCGCAGCGGTTGATTGGTGCTGCCATAGAATATGCATTGGAGCATGGAAAAAAAAGTGTGACGTTGGTTCATAAAGGTAATATCATGAAATTTACGGAAGGGGCTTTCCGTGATTGGGGTTACCAACTGGCGGAAGAAAAATATGGAGATAAAGTGTACACCTGGTCGCAGTGGGAACGCTCGAAAAAAGAAAAAGGTGAAGAGGCAGCGAATGCTGAACAAAAAGCAGCCATTGCCTCCGGCAAAGTGTTGATCAAAGATGCCATTGCAGACATTACGTTACAACAAGTGCTTACCCGTCCGGAAGATTTTGATGTGATTGCAACACTAAACCTTAACGGTGATTATTTATCTGATGCATTGGCAGCCCAGGTTGGTGGAATCGGCATTGCACCCGGCGCCAATATTAACTATGTAACCGGCCATGCTATTTTTGAAGCTACTCATGGCACTGCACCGAAATACGCAAACCAGGACAAAGTAAATCCAGGCTCAGTAATTCTCTCCGGCGCTATGATGTTTGAACATTTGGGATGGTTGCCTGCTGCAAAATTGATTTATAGCGGACTTGAGAAATCCATTGCAGCAAAAAGAGTGACTTATGATTTCGAACGGCAGATGGAAGGTGCTACTTTGTTGAAATGCTCGGAGTTTGGGGATGAGGTGATTAGGAATATGTAG